One window from the genome of Eucalyptus grandis isolate ANBG69807.140 chromosome 7, ASM1654582v1, whole genome shotgun sequence encodes:
- the LOC104453844 gene encoding uncharacterized protein PB18E9.04c — protein sequence MADSRKPLGVRFEEQQEKKSGTRLFGKSHQVPPSGPISINGPRTLVSNFSYHPRLSTGDHICTSTGCLTCYSSASTAGFTTLPPASSAPIIPVTPTPPTSSPTASPTPKVAPVSNPPVSALSFHHLNRHRALPPLLLHNHQHCLHHLLLCHPAATACFATTSIPVTSPSATCPSSCKVPPAPAPAPPCTTPITTATSASSAISCTSTHQTQEKAQAQAQKASRTCTSTHSTQPPSSTYGFRHRGYIPSTFTKLRSEWRICLPSTRKAVDVGKDWIFHGHSAGGQRLRLLEQFASTGHVYT from the exons ATGGCAGATTCAAGAAAACCACTTGGAGTGAGATTTGAGGAAcagcaagagaaaaaaagtggaaCTCGTCTGTTTGGTAAG AGCCACCAAGTCCCTCCTTCAGGACCCATCTCCATAAATGGCCCTCGTACATTGGTATCAAATTTCAGCTATCATCCTCGCTTGTCAACTGGTGATCACATATGCACAAGCACCGGCTGCCTCACCTGCTACTCTTCCGCTAGCACCGCCGGCTTCACAACGCTGCCACCAGCAAGTTCAGCACCAATCATCCCCGTGACACCAACTCCACCGACTTCCAGTCCGACGGCATCCCCAACCCCAAAAGTTGCACCAGTGTCCAACCCACCAGTTTCAGCCCTCAGCTTCCACCACCTCAACCGCCACAGAGCCCTCCCACCTCTACTCCTGCACAACCACCAGCATTGCCTCCACCACCTGTTGCTTTGCCACCCTGCTGCCACCGCCTGTTTCGCCACCACAAGTATCCCCGTCACCAGCCCAAGCGCCACCTGCCCCAGCTCCTGTAAAGTgccaccagcaccagcaccagcaccccCCTGTACCACCCCCatcaccaccgccacctccgccaGCAGTGCCATCTCCTGCACCAGCACCCACCAAACACAAGAGAAGGCACAAGCACAGGCACAAAAGGCATCACGCACATGCACCAGCACCCACTCCACCCAGCCCCCCAGCTCCACCTACGGTTTCAGACACAGAGGATACATCCCCAGCACCTTCACCAAACTTAGATCTG AATGGAGGATTTGCCTTCCATCGACAAGGAAAGCTGTGGATGTGGGCAAGGATTGGATTTTCCATGGCCATTCTGCTGGCGGTCAGAGGCTGCGGCTTCTAGAGCAATTTGCTTCCACAGGACATGTTTACACTTGA